The following nucleotide sequence is from Paracrocinitomix mangrovi.
CTTTATACATCAGGTGTGACAGCCAGTATCTCATTAGATCGAGCCCCAGATATTGAAAGTGGTTCTTTAGATGATTTGGCTGAAAGAAATATTCTTTCAGGGGTATCTAAGAATTTCTATATCGTGAACACCAAAATCAACAAGGATTAGCGCATGAAGAAATTAAATTGGAAACGATTTGGAGTAAAGTTTGATGGTCAAGAGCAATTGGCGTTTGAACGTCTATCTTATGCTTTGTTCTGCAGTAGATTTAATCAGTCATTCGGAATATTGGCATACAAAAATCAAACGGCAATAGAAACTGATCCAATTGAGGTAAATGGAGAATGGTTTGGTTTTCAAGCAAAGTTTCTTGAGCCAGCCACTGAATTCAAAAGCTATAAAAAAAAGATAATTGAATCACTTGAGAATGCGAAGGATAAGAATCCTGAGATTAGTGTTATTTATATTTATGTGAACAAGCCATTTTCTGAATCTAAGAAGAAAGGGGTAAAAAAGCCGGATTATATCATTGAAATTGAACAGAAAGCAACTGATCTGGAAATTAGAATAGATTGGCAAGTTCCAAGTCATTTTGAAAAACAACTTTCATTACCTCAGAATACTAAAATTCTTAAAGAGTTTTTTCCAGAGCTCATTGAAAAAGAACTAGTAAATGACAAAACTGAGGAGTTATTGGACATAAATCGCACTGCAATAATTCAAGTGGAGCTCGCAAAGATCAAAGCTGAATTCTCATATGATTGGGTTAAAAGTGAAGAGTTGCTTACCAAACTTTATGCATATTCTGAGTTTAGAAATGAAAGGATAGCGCAAGACATTTTTGGTTTTTTAAATATCAATGTATCAAATGGTGCACGAGCTAATATGCCGTCTTCAGTTGCCTGTACAATTGAGGGTTTGGTGTTTACTTATTTTCCCTCATCACGTGGTAAAAAAGACAAGGATGTGAGATTAGAAAATGGTAAAGAATGTCTGAATATTGGATTCAACATGATCTATGATGCTTTAATTCATACCAGCAATTTTAAAGTTGCTCAATGGGGGCTGTCAATTTGGAAGTTCATCTACAGAGAGTCTAAAAGGAATAAGGATCTTGAATTGGTGGATGCAGTCCTTGATCAGTATAAAGAAATAGAGCGAAACTTAGATCGTCCAGAAAGAGATGATTTAGAGAATGCAAAAAGCCTAATTGAACTTTATAAAGATGATCTGGATAGCTTTCACTTGTCGGCTCCGTATTTAACTCCAACTCTAATAAAGTTAATGGATCAATCCTACTAGCGTAGAACCTACAAACTTAAACTATATGGGAGACAAAATAATAATACTCAAAGAAACCAAAGATGGTATTGTAAAGGACACTATTTACCAAACAGAAGACACAATATCAATTGATATCTCTGGTTCTCAGACTATTGTCATGCCTTCAGATCCTATTGATGTTAACACTCCTGGAAAAGATGTATTTGATTATGCACTAGGCACTGTAACAATCCTAGGCGCAATAATCGCAGGATTTTACACACTAAAATCGATAAGAAAACTTTACAAAAAGGATGAGGATAAACAAGCTCAGATAGATAAGTTGAGTTCAATAGCCGAGAAAATGGAAGCTCAAAATAAAATCCTTGAAGAAGGAAACCTTCTCATTTCCAAACAGGTGGATGTCCTCAGGAACCTTACTGTCGGATCCAATGATAATGAAGCAAGTCAGGAATTATTGAGAATAGAGCAACAAAAACTCGAATTAGAACACAGGCCTCGTTTATATAGTAATATGTTTTCTTATTCATTTAACACTGGTAAGTTTAAAGTTGAAAATGGAGGGAAACCACTCACAATTGATAAAATTGAGTGTGATAATGATAATATAATTATCGAGAATCAAGCTTCGCTTACTGGTAAGTACCTAGAAGAACATGGTTTTGTAAATATTATGACGCGAACTCGCAACGATCGTGTCATGAAGGATCAATCCTACATCATCAAAATATTTGTTGAAAATGATATTAATAACAAATATCGTATTGACATGCATTCACAAAAAATGGATTCACTGCGTAATGCTGCAAAAATTGAAGAATAATAATGAAAACTTACGCAGAAACTACAGACTCACAAGAGCCAGCATCAAAATTGCTCCAGAAGCTAGGCTGGACTTTTGTATCCAAAGAGGATGCTGAAACAGCTAGGTCAGGAATCCTTTCAAATGTAATCCTGGAGGATATTTTGGAAGAAAGATTAGCTGCCATTAATTCCTTTGAGTACAAAGGAGAGCATCACCCTTTTTCCAATTCTAATATCCATGCTGCCATCAATGCATTAAAAAACATTCCGGACGAGGGTTTAGTACAAACAAATGAAAAGATATATGATCTCCTCACGCTGGGTAAAAGTTATACAGAGACCGTACAGGGTGATCGCAAGTCATTCACATTGAAATATATTGATTGGGAGAAATTGGATAACAATCACTACCACATCACTGAAGAATTTCAGATTGAGGGATCTAAAGAAAATCGCCGTCCTGATCTGGTGTTGTTTGTGAACGGTATTCCTTTTGTCATTATTGAAAACAAGCGAAGAGATAAGAACTTTTCAATTGATGAAGCAATATCCCAACACATCAGAAATCAAAGAAAAGGAGAAGGCACACCTAGATTATTTCATTATGCTCAGTTATTGCTGGCAGTTCAACCAAATGAAGTAAAATATGGAGCAACAGGTACTCCCGCAAAGTTCTGGTCAATTTGGAAAGAAGATGTTGAGAAGAAAGTTCAAAACATTATAAATAAAGAGGTTAAGAACATTCCGGCTGAAGATCGTCTACCTACAGAACAAGACCGTGCTTTATATAGTCTTTGTGAACCTAAAAGGTTAATGGATTTGATCTACAAGTATATTGTCTTTGATGGTCCCGACAAGAAGATTTGTAGATACCAGCAGTACTTCGCAGTTCAAGACACCTTAAAACGTGTAACTCAATTTGATAATGAAGGAAAACGAAAAGGTGGTGTCATTTATCATACAACCGGTAGTGGTAAATCGTTGACCATGGTTATGCTTTCAAAAGCCTTGGCATTGGAAGAATCAATTGTTGACCCTCGCGTTGTCATTGTCACTGATCGTATTTCATTAGATAAACAGATCTACAAAACCTTCGTGAATTGTGGCAAAGCAGTCAAAAAAGCTAAAAGCGGTTCTGACCTTGTTGAATTAGTAAAAGATAAGGGCAACGAAATCATCACAACCATACTGGACAAATTTGAGTCAGCAATTAAAAGAGGTGGTTTCAAAGATGACTCAGAAAACATATTTGTACTGGTAGATGAAAGCCACAGAAGTCAATACGGTTCAGCTGGCACCAACATGCGTAAAATGCTGCCAAACGCCACTTATATTGGTTTTACGGGTACACCATTATTAAAAACTGAAAAGAATACCGCTCGTAAGTTTGGAGGCTTTATTCACTCTTACAGCATCAACCAAGCGGTGAAAGATGGAGCAGTTCTACCATTGTTATATGAAGGGAGAGCAACAAAGCTAAGTATTAACAAAGCCAAAATTGACAAAGGTTTTGAGAGGCTATCAACCCCACTTTCTGAGGCAGCTCAAAAAGATTTAAAAAAGAAGTTTGCCACAATTTCTAAAATTTATGAGTCTGAAAATATCATTGAAGAAATAGCACATGACATATCAGAGCATTTCTGTAAAAACTGGAAGGGAACTGGTTTTAAAGCACAATTAGCTGTTCCAAAAATTGATGTTGCGGTAAAGTATCAGAAGTTCTTTGAATCACAAACCGATCCGAATTTGAAGATCAACACTAAGGTCATATTCACGCCTCCAGATAGCAGAAAGGATAATGAAGATGTATGGAAAGAAACCAGCAATGAGTCCAGAAAATATTGGGATTTGTTGATGGAAAAACACAGGTCAAAAGAAGCGTATGAAACTTGGGTAGTAGATAAATTCAAAGAAGAAACGGATGAAGTTGAATTGATCATAGTGGTGTATAAATTGCTAACAGGTTTTGATGCTCCAAGAAATACCGTTTTATACTTGGCAAAACCGCTTCATTCACATAATCTCTTACAAGCCATTGCACGTGTTAATCGCCTTTTCAGCGGCAAAGAGTACGGTCATATCATTGACTATGTAGGGATATTAGGCAAACTAGATGAAGCCTTAACAACCTATTCCGCGCTGGATGAGTTTGATTCAGAAGACTTGCTAGGCGCTCTCGTTGATGCCACAGAAGAAGTGAGAAAAGTACCCATTCGTCATGCTGAAGTCTGGGACATTTTCAAGGGCGTCAACAAAGAAGATATTGAAGCCTTAGAACGTCATCTTGGTGACAAAGACATTAGAGATAGTTTTTATGACAGGGTTTCATCCTATGCTAGGGTGCTTCAAACCGCTCTTGGTAGTGACGAATTCTATAAAGAGTTTACGGATAGCCAAATTGAATTCTACAAAAAGGAATTGAAGAGATTCCAAAGTTTGAGAAAATCGGTTCAAGCTAGGTATGCTGAGGTAGTTGATTATAAAGAGTATGAGCCAAGAGTCAGAAAATTGTTGGATACTTATGTAGATGTGGATGAGATCAATGTAATTGCATCTGACATCAATATTTTCAACAAAGAGCAAGTAGAAAAAGCGCTTGAAGATTCAGGTAAGACTTCGGCTTCAAAGGCAGATCATATTGCCAATAATATGAAAAAGGTCATCTCACAGAATATGGAGAAAGATGAAGCTTTTTATAAGAAGTTTTCTGAGATGATTGAAGAAACAATTAAGGCCTTCAGAGAAGACAGATTATCTGAGGCTGAATATTTAGAAAAGGTATTGAACATCAGAGATGATTTAGATAAAGGCTATCAAGATGGCATACCTGATCAGTTAAGAACCTACCCTGAGGCAAGAGCATTTTTTGGTGCCGTGAGTGATGTTTTGATCACGAAACACGGCAAAGAACCAATTAAGAAAATATCAAGTGAACTAGCTGGTGCGGGAATAAGTATTGCCGGTATAGTTGAAAACCTCACTATTAGAGATTGGCATAAAAACCTGGATGTACAACGCCAAATGGAAAATGAGATTGAGGATTACTTGATTGATCACCGCAAATCATTGGGAGTAGAAATGACTTTTGATGAAATAGATGAGATCTTGTCTAAATGTTTGAAAGTAGCTAAGAATAACTATTAATGGAGTCTGTTCAGTACGGTACTAAAACAATTGATTTTCACCTCAGATATTCTGATAGAAAATCATTAGGTATTGAAGTTCATCCTGATCTTTCTGTTTGGGCAATTGCACCTACAAAATCCTCATTACAGGATATCAAGGATAACTTGCTGAAGAAAGCGAAATGGATCAACAAACAACAAAGCTTCTTCTCTCAGTTCTTACCAAGAACTCCAGAAAGGGAATATGTTTCTGGAGAAACACATCTTTATCTAGGTCGCAGATATATTCTAAGAATTCGTAAATCATCTGAGGATAAGGTCAAGCTAAAAGGGGGTGAATTAATCGTCTTTTACAAGAGGGATAATTCAAGAGAACATGTAAAAGAATTATTGACAGGTTGGTATTACAATCACGCGTCAGTAAGATTCAAAAAGGAAATTGAGAATTCACTTTCCAAATTCAATGGTCGTATCAAAGAAAAGCCTCCAATCGAAATCAGAAGAATGAAAAACCGTTGGGGTAGTTGCACACCAAAAGGTAGAGTGATCATTAACCCTGAATTGATCAAAGCACCAACAAAGTGTATTGATTATGTTTTAATCCATGAACTCTGCCATTTAGTTCATCCTAATCACAGTAAAGAGTTTTACCAACTTCAATCATCATTAATGCCCAATTGGGAGAAGTGGAAAGAAAAGTTGGAGTTGGTAATGGGTTAAATTTATTGCCTTCCCGCAATTTAAGCCTTTCCCTTTTCCAGCACTATTTTTCCAGCTTTGTCTTTAAGCGTTATACTTCTCAAATTGGAGTGGGGCAATTGTTGCAGTAAAGCTTCTTTATCGGTTTCAGAAAGGGATTTGTCATGGTACAATTCGACAAATTTAGGCAGGACGTATTGCCAGCTTTTTACCTCATTTTTAATGAATGCACCGCCATTTTCTATGGCATGTTCCACATTATGGGTTTGGTAATCCACTAAAAAGCAGTCAATGGTTTGATGGTGGGTTCCCTCTATTTCTATAGCTTCAACAAGTTGTAGGGTAGCGTTTTTAGCGGGTAAGTAAAATTTAACTTCACGCCAGTACATGACATCATTGTTGAAGAGTTCCATTTCGTCCATGCGGCAAAGGTATTTGGTTTTTTGTAATGGGAGATGGGTATGGAAATAGGATCCCCTGCCAGGGATTGCAGCGGCAGCTCACGCCAAAGGCGTGACTATAGCGGAAAGCCCGGTGCCGGTTTAGCCGGTAGGCAGCCAAAAACAATTAAAAATCACCCTACATTTTTACCCGGTTTAACCCCCCATTTGGTTACCTTTTTGCAGCAGCTACATCCATTTGTAAATACCATTACTTATGAGATTAATATTGAATTTTTTGATGCTGCTGCCACTGATGTCCTTTGGGCAAATGATGGAACATGATACAGTAGCGGTTTATGAAATTAAACAAGGTATTGTAGCTGCTGAAGAGTATGTGCAAATACCTGTAAACTTTGATGAGGATGACTTATTAAAAAGCATACCTGACAATTTAAAAGAGCTGGCCATTATGCAAATTGATTTGGTGTATACGGTGTATAAAACCAATCCGGCTTTTGATCAATTGGCTTTAAATAAAAGCCGTATTCAAAAATTTAAAAAGGCTTTTCCGGGGGCAGATGACCCCTTAATTAATTGGAAAACTGTTGGACAATCACAAGCCCTTACCAGAGAAAGTGCGCAACAAATGTTTCATGGTTTTGTGATTTACTATCGTCCGCGCCCAACAAAAGAGAGCATTGAAACAGAAATATCATACATAGACGCTTATTTAGGTTTGGGTGAAGACGGAAATGTGGAAAAGAATGAGAAGGAGAATGAGAATGAAGGAGAGAATGAGATTGAGGATGAGGAGGTGGTAGCAGAGGATGATGTGGCAGATGTGTATGACCCTACTTTGATGGCTGGTAAAGCATCTGATGTGGTTCTTGGGTTTGATGGAGAAGTAGAATATTCAGAATGGGAATTAGAGGATCTTGAAGGCAAGTGTTACATTTCAACTGTCTACCAATTTGAAGGAAACAAAAAACTGTTTGATACAAAAATTGACAGTATTAAAAGAACTGAAAACTATGGAGGTTTTTCATATTCAAGTAGAAACGCAAAAGGCAAGGGGGTTAAAAGATATGATTTGTACATAGTTTACCTTACCGATACTTGTGATTTTTCAGCAGATTATGCGGTTACTGAAATAGGTTCACTTAGTTCCCCTTTAATCACTTATGTACCCAACTTTGACAATGAAGAGTACGGCGTGGTAGAAGCTGTTTTTAAACGCCATCCGGATTGGCAAAACTCACTGGTAGTGATGGATGTTACCGGAAGCATGTCTCCCTACATTGCTAAAACAATGGCCTGGGTAAAAGCTACGCAAGATTCCAGTCAAGTTGAAGCATTTACTTTTTTCAATGATGGAGATATGAAAAGTGATAGGTACAAAGTGACCGGTCATGTAGGTGGAATTTATGGTGCCCGAAACACAGCTTTTAAACCGGTATATAACACCATGTTAGAAACCATGCGAAAAGGTGGCGGAGGAGACTGCCCTGAAAACAACATAGAAGCCACGATTAAAGCCATGGATGATTTTCCAGGCTGTGATGAGGTAATAATGGTGGCAGATAATTGGGCCACTCCAAGAGATTTGTCATACGTAAGAGAATTGCGCAAACCGGTTCACGTAATTGTTTGTGGCGGCACTGCCGGAATTAACCTGGCTTATATTCAGCTGGCACTAGATACCGGAGGATCCATCCACACCATTGAAAATGATTTGGATAGCAGAGATATCAAAGCAGGGGAGTCTTTTAGAGTTGGTAAGTTTTATTATGGAATAGTGAAGGGTAGAGTAGTGCGAGCTGAGATAAAGTAATGAAATTTTATTCTTTTTTCCCATTGCGCAAAGAAATTACTTCCCCCTTGAGCGGGGGAATGAGAGTAGGTAAGGAGGGGGATTGAGGGGGAGGTTTTGTTGAAATTATCATTAACCTCCCCCTTAGTCCCCCTCCATGTGCCTACGCTGAAGCTTCAGCACAAGCGTAAGGGGGAAGTAGATAGATTCCAAGATCGGCATCTGCTAAGATTGCGTCATAAATTTGTCGTGCCTCTCGACTACGCTCGAGGTACGACGAATTGGTGATCGAGCGGAGTCGAGAGCACCCAACAATAGCAAATTAGCAGCAGCCGCCACAAGAGATTTTTCCGCGAGCGCATGAAGCTACTCTGCGGAGGCGCTTTGTCACTTTTTTCATCAAATGGAAAAAAGTGAAGGAGGTAAAGAGAATAAATGTTAATCCTTTATCTTAGCACCATGCACCCAAAACAACTTTTACCCATTATCATCATGGCCTTGATTTCTTGCCGGCCAGATGCAAGAGTTTCAGAAGAAGACTCTGCAGAAACAGCAATTGAACAAGCTGACACAAATCAAAGTAGTATTGATACTGTACAATTAGATCCTAATTTGACCCCAAGATGGGCAGCTTTTGAACAACACAAAAGAGTTGATTTAAGCAAGTATGATAAGCTAAAAGGTCAAGAACGCCTTGATATGATGGAAAAGGTAAAGGACGACTTTGATTTTGCTTATTATGATGGTGAATGGCAACATGATGCTGAAAAGTACTTCCATTTTATGGACCTGGATGCTGATGGAGACTTGGACTTAATCTATAATGGTTTTTCAAGAGGTGAACCATTAATTGTGTGGATTTATTTGAATGTTGAAGGTGAGTTTAAACCCGAATTTCAAACACAGCAACACATCACTTATATTGAATATGGTGAAGAAGGCTTAACTGCTTTAACAATATATAATCCCGGATGTTGTACAGATTATCTGGTATACAATACTGAATGGTTAATTGAACATGAAAAGGACAATTTAATCTTTGATGAAAAGAAACACACAGGAGAAATTGCACATACCACTTTACCAGATTACATTTTTAAAACTCCCAAGCAGTTTAAAACTTTGCAAGATGAGTATTACTTGCGTATGGATCCGTTTATTGATACGGTAGATGTAATGTTTGATGGCGCCACTTTTAAGCAAAATATTGTATGTATCTATCCAGCGGATTCAAGAGGTGTTGCCCTTGGTCAAACCACAGATTCAACCGGGAGAGTTTGGTGGTATGTTGAGATGGACTACAATACACCACCTGATTATTCAGAGATTCCGGATTATGAGATTTATGCCATTACCATGAAAGGTTGGATGAGTTCAAGGTTTTTGGAAGTGGTGGAATAATGTTGTAATTAGTTGTGTACTTTTTTGTCTTGACACAAAAAAGTACCAAAAAAAGTCAAGGTCCGCTCCTGCTTTTCTAAAATTTTACTCCTCGCAGCCTAAATAGCTCAATTGTCTCCACTACGTTCCGACGGTCGCTATTCTTTGCTCCTTCGCCGAAACCGGCTACGGTGTAGGCGCAACGGCTACTTGCGGGTAAATTTTAACGAAAGCGCAGAAGATGACCAATAAGAGAATTTCTAAGATCGGCATCTGCTAAGATTGCGTCATTTTGCAACCGGAGAATGCGTAAAGAAGCCGATCCGGATACCGCTGTAAGCGGGATCATTAAGGCTTTAGCATTCGAGGATTTGGAAAATAGCAAATTAGCAGCAGCCGCCACCAATGATTTTTTTTCGTTCTTTTTTTCATCTATGGGAAAAAAAGGACAAGTACAATAAAAAGGTGATTTTCATCAAATGGAAAAAAGTGAAAGAGCCTAAAAGGATAAAATTTCTTTCAAAAGATTGTTTTATTCTTTTTTCCCATTGCGAAAAATAGGCAAGCAGCACTGCTTTCGCAGACCAAGCGTTAGCGCAAGGAAGGAGGTCTTATCCAAATTATCATCAACCTCCCCCTTAGTCCCCCTCCATGTGCCTACGCTGAAGCTTCAGCACAAGCGTAAGGGGGAAACAGATAAGTACTAAAGAGAGTGATTTTTCATCAAATGGAAAAAACAAAAAACTCCCTGCCTTATACAAGACAGAGAGCTTCACTTTATTGAACTTATATCTTTATCGCTTAATCACCTTCTCAGTAAGCAAGCCATTTGCAGTAGTAATATGCAGTAAATAGATTCCGTTTGTAAGTTCATCCAAACTCAACCAAACATTATCCATCATTACATTTTCTGTATACACTAATCTTCCTTCCAAGTCATAAATGTCAATGCGTTCCATCTGATTGGCCATCACATTTACACCTGTGTTAGTTGGATTAGGGAATACTTTTAATGTGCTTTCTTCTTGATTGTCATCAATCCCTACAACACAGTTGGCAGTAATTGAGTAGCAGAAAGTAGTGTCACAACCTTGCGCATCTGTAATAGTTAAACAAGTTTGATAAACGCCAGGGCTGCTGAATTGGTGATAAGGATACACTTGATTACTTGTTCCTCCATCTCCAAAATCCCATGCATATGAATATGGTGCAATTCCGCCAAAAGCATATGCGTTGAAATAGAATCCACAACCCATTGAATCTGCCTGGAATCCGAAATCTCCATCTGTTGAACATCCTGTATTGTTACCGCAATTAATAGTAACCATTACTGTATAAGTATCTGAACATCCGTTTAATGAATCAATTAGTTGCAACATCACAAGGTAAGTTCCATCTGATGTGTATTGGTGTGATGGATACATTGATGTACTGTTAGTTCCATCCCCAAAATCCCAGTAATAATTGTAGTTGAATCCTTGCGAAACAGGGTAGAACCAAACAGAATCACATGTAGCAAAAGACTGTGTAAAGCTGGCGTCACACTGGTTATTAACACTACAGTTTGCAGTTAATGTATAGCAGATAGTTGTATCACAACCAGAGTTATCTGTAATTGTCAAACAAGGTGTATAGATTCCCGGTGTATTGTACTGATGATATGGATTTGACTGTGTACTTGAAGTTCCGTCTCCAAAATCCCATGTGTAAGTGTAAGGAGCTGATCCTCCAAAAGCAGTTGAGGTAAAGTAGAATCCACATCCCACCGTATCTGCATAAAATACAAAGTCACCATCTGTTGTGCATCCACCACTGTTTCCGCAGTTGATTGTTACCATTACAGTATAAGCATCTGAACATCCGTTTAATGAATCAATTAGGTATAACATCACTAAATAGGTACCGTCTGCAGTGTATTGATGTGACGGAAACATTGAAGTACTAGTAGTTCCGTCACCAAAATCCCAGTAATAATCATAGTTTGAAGCAAGTGAAGTTGGGTAGAACCATACTGAATCACATGTTACATATGTTTCTGTAAAACTTGCATCACAAGTAGTTGTGACATTACAGTTTGCTGTTAAAGTGTAGCAAATAGTGGTGTCACATCCTTGAATATCTGTAATTGTCAAGCAAGGTGTATACACCCCGGGAGCACTGTAATTGTGATAGGGATTGGCTTGTGTACTTGAAGTTCCATCCCCAAAATCCCATGTGTATGAGTAAGGTGAAGTTCCTCCAAAAGCAGTAGATGTAAAATAGAATCCGCAACCTGAAGTATCAGAAATGAAGGCAAAATCTCCATCAGTTGTACAACCGTTGTTGTTTCCACAGTTAATGGTTACCAATACTGTGTATGCGTCTGAACATCCGTTTAATGAATCAATTAAATAAAGCACTACTGGATAAACTCCGTCAGCAGTGTATTGGTGCGAAGTATACATTGAAGTGCTGGTAAATCCGTCACCAAAATCCCAGTAATAATCATAATTTGCTCCTTGAGAAGTTGGATAAAACCAAACGGAATCACAAGTAGCGAAAGATTGGGTAAAACTGGCATCACATGAGTTGTTACAATTGGCAACAACAAAGTCGCATACCGTTGTATCACATCCTAAATCATCTGTAACCGTTAAACAAACTGAGTATGTTCCGGGTATTGCAAATTGATGATAAGGATGAGCCAGGGTACTAGTACTTCCATCCCCAAAATCCCATGAGAAAGTGTAAGGAGCGGTTCCTCCAAAAGCAGTTGAAATAAAGTATGTACCACATCCAACAGTGTCAGGATAAGTTACAAAATCTCCAACTGTAGTGCAGTTTGCTGCACAGTTAATAGTGACGATTGAAGTGTACGAATTAGAGCACATGGCATTTGAATCAATTACTGTAAGTATCACTATGTAGGTTCCGTTAGCAGAGTAAGGATATACCGGCGACATATCTGTGCTAGAATTTCCATCTCCAAAATTCCAGAAATAGTCAAAATTTGAATTCAGTGTGTCAGGTGTAAACTGAACTGAATCACATGTGTTGTTTGAAAATGTAAATGAAGCTGTGCACTGTGCATTGGATGTAAAACTCAAGGTCCAAATTGCAATTAGTGCGAGTAGTAGGCTTTTCATAAATGAGGTTTTTTAATTTTTGACACTCAATAAACGCATGATTAATTTATTGGTTGTCTATTAGTTAGTTTCAAGAGTGTAAACGGAGGTGGGAAATAGAGTGGGGGGGTATAGTGTTACAAAAGTTGAATTAATAATTATATTTAACTATGAAAAATTTAGTTGTAATAATTGCTCTTTGTACGGGTGCGATAGCTTTTGGGAAAAAAGTTCAAGTTGAAGTGGTGTATAATCAAACTTCAGATAAATCAGGTTCTGAATTATATGTTGCTCAAAGTATAAAATTTAAATATCAAAAAGTTGAGTACACCATTGCGGCTGCTGATTCAACCTATAAAAACTGGACAATCACAGGTAAAAAAGGAGATGATTTGGGTACAATTAAATACCATCAAAAAGAAATTCAGAACGAGGTAACAAATGAAACGGAAGTACTCAGATATTGGGACGTAAATGTAAAAGGCAGTGGCACTGTAACAGTTGATCTTACAACAAAATCAGGTGATCAATTTGTGCTATCCGGTAGAAATAGTTCAAGTGAGAAAATAAGAGTTTTGCCTTTGTATAGTTGGAGTTTGAACAATG
It contains:
- a CDS encoding PKD domain-containing protein, whose product is MKSLLLALIAIWTLSFTSNAQCTASFTFSNNTCDSVQFTPDTLNSNFDYFWNFGDGNSSTDMSPVYPYSANGTYIVILTVIDSNAMCSNSYTSIVTINCAANCTTVGDFVTYPDTVGCGTYFISTAFGGTAPYTFSWDFGDGSTSTLAHPYHQFAIPGTYSVCLTVTDDLGCDTTVCDFVVANCNNSCDASFTQSFATCDSVWFYPTSQGANYDYYWDFGDGFTSTSMYTSHQYTADGVYPVVLYLIDSLNGCSDAYTVLVTINCGNNNGCTTDGDFAFISDTSGCGFYFTSTAFGGTSPYSYTWDFGDGTSSTQANPYHNYSAPGVYTPCLTITDIQGCDTTICYTLTANCNVTTTCDASFTETYVTCDSVWFYPTSLASNYDYYWDFGDGTTSTSMFPSHQYTADGTYLVMLYLIDSLNGCSDAYTVMVTINCGNSGGCTTDGDFVFYADTVGCGFYFTSTAFGGSAPYTYTWDFGDGTSSTQSNPYHQYNTPGIYTPCLTITDNSGCDTTICYTLTANCSVNNQCDASFTQSFATCDSVWFYPVSQGFNYNYYWDFGDGTNSTSMYPSHQYTSDGTYLVMLQLIDSLNGCSDTYTVMVTINCGNNTGCSTDGDFGFQADSMGCGFYFNAYAFGGIAPYSYAWDFGDGGTSNQVYPYHQFSSPGVYQTCLTITDAQGCDTTFCYSITANCVVGIDDNQEESTLKVFPNPTNTGVNVMANQMERIDIYDLEGRLVYTENVMMDNVWLSLDELTNGIYLLHITTANGLLTEKVIKR
- a CDS encoding M48 family metallopeptidase — translated: MESVQYGTKTIDFHLRYSDRKSLGIEVHPDLSVWAIAPTKSSLQDIKDNLLKKAKWINKQQSFFSQFLPRTPEREYVSGETHLYLGRRYILRIRKSSEDKVKLKGGELIVFYKRDNSREHVKELLTGWYYNHASVRFKKEIENSLSKFNGRIKEKPPIEIRRMKNRWGSCTPKGRVIINPELIKAPTKCIDYVLIHELCHLVHPNHSKEFYQLQSSLMPNWEKWKEKLELVMG
- a CDS encoding type I restriction endonuclease subunit R produces the protein MKTYAETTDSQEPASKLLQKLGWTFVSKEDAETARSGILSNVILEDILEERLAAINSFEYKGEHHPFSNSNIHAAINALKNIPDEGLVQTNEKIYDLLTLGKSYTETVQGDRKSFTLKYIDWEKLDNNHYHITEEFQIEGSKENRRPDLVLFVNGIPFVIIENKRRDKNFSIDEAISQHIRNQRKGEGTPRLFHYAQLLLAVQPNEVKYGATGTPAKFWSIWKEDVEKKVQNIINKEVKNIPAEDRLPTEQDRALYSLCEPKRLMDLIYKYIVFDGPDKKICRYQQYFAVQDTLKRVTQFDNEGKRKGGVIYHTTGSGKSLTMVMLSKALALEESIVDPRVVIVTDRISLDKQIYKTFVNCGKAVKKAKSGSDLVELVKDKGNEIITTILDKFESAIKRGGFKDDSENIFVLVDESHRSQYGSAGTNMRKMLPNATYIGFTGTPLLKTEKNTARKFGGFIHSYSINQAVKDGAVLPLLYEGRATKLSINKAKIDKGFERLSTPLSEAAQKDLKKKFATISKIYESENIIEEIAHDISEHFCKNWKGTGFKAQLAVPKIDVAVKYQKFFESQTDPNLKINTKVIFTPPDSRKDNEDVWKETSNESRKYWDLLMEKHRSKEAYETWVVDKFKEETDEVELIIVVYKLLTGFDAPRNTVLYLAKPLHSHNLLQAIARVNRLFSGKEYGHIIDYVGILGKLDEALTTYSALDEFDSEDLLGALVDATEEVRKVPIRHAEVWDIFKGVNKEDIEALERHLGDKDIRDSFYDRVSSYARVLQTALGSDEFYKEFTDSQIEFYKKELKRFQSLRKSVQARYAEVVDYKEYEPRVRKLLDTYVDVDEINVIASDINIFNKEQVEKALEDSGKTSASKADHIANNMKKVISQNMEKDEAFYKKFSEMIEETIKAFREDRLSEAEYLEKVLNIRDDLDKGYQDGIPDQLRTYPEARAFFGAVSDVLITKHGKEPIKKISSELAGAGISIAGIVENLTIRDWHKNLDVQRQMENEIEDYLIDHRKSLGVEMTFDEIDEILSKCLKVAKNNY